TATTATTCACCGATTATTTTCACCAGCACACGCTTTTTGCGCATGCCGTCATATTCTCCATAGAAGATTTGCTCCCAAGGGCCCAGGTCCAGTTTTCCGTCTGTGATGGCCACCACCACTTCGCGACCCATGATTTGGCGTTTGAGATGCGCGTCGGCATTATCCTCAAATCCATTGTGGGCATATTGCGAATGTGGTTTCTCCGGAGCCAGTTTTTCCAGCCAGCGCTCAAAATCCTGGTGCAAACCGCTTTCGTCGTCGTTTATAAACACCGAAGCGGTGATGTGCATGGCGTTCACCAGGCAGAGTCCTTCTCGGATGCCGCTTTCGTGCAGGCAATTCTGCACCTGAGGGGTGATATTCAGATATTCCCTGCGCTTTGCGGTATTGAACCACAGCTCTTTACGGTAGCTCAGCATCAGTTGGTTGGCTTTCTT
This genomic window from Candidatus Cloacimonadota bacterium contains:
- a CDS encoding YjbQ family protein, which gives rise to MLSYRKELWFNTAKRREYLNITPQVQNCLHESGIREGLCLVNAMHITASVFINDDESGLHQDFERWLEKLAPEKPHSQYAHNGFEDNADAHLKRQIMGREVVVAITDGKLDLGPWEQIFYGEYDGMRKKRVLVKIIGE